The Punica granatum isolate Tunisia-2019 chromosome 4, ASM765513v2, whole genome shotgun sequence genome has a window encoding:
- the LOC116205143 gene encoding transcriptional adapter ADA2b: MGRSRGNFHSADEDPTQRSRRKKNPSSGENSESASIGQGSSEGKRALYHCNYCNKDITGRIRIKCAVCPDFDLCVECFSVGAEVTPHRSNHAYRVMDNLSFPLICPDWNADDEILLLEGIEMYGLGNWMEVAEHVGTKNKEQCIDHYTEVYMNSPFFPLPDMTHVVGKNRSELLAMAKGQGEDKKGVSSLGDLTLKEESPFSPSRVKVEDPHKGGPSGRFVSGIGADMDSRPCSSSTNSAAPMKKASNMGQVKDGMVKMEDAQGERSFKGKSPSTAGNNGPSLLEMSSYNPKRQEFDIEYDNDAEQLLAEMEFKDTDTEDERELKLRILRIYAKRLDERKRRKDFILERNLLYPNPFEKDLTPEERAICRHYDVFMRFHTKEEHNDLLETVISEHRILKRIQLLQDARTAGCRTPAEADAYFEHRRREAEESAHRAKDGSQLGPSSHGAFMGSSDPRAAGQGSSSSANIVETMGYSGADLLSENEKRLCTEIRVPPQVYLSMQQVMSVEIFKGKVTKKMDAYHLFQMDPSKIDRVYDMLVRKGIAAP, translated from the exons ATGGGTCGCTCCCGCGGGAACTTCCACTCTGCTGATGAGGATCCCACCCAGAG AtcaaggagaaagaaaaatccCTCCAGTGGAGAAAATTCAGAATCTGCATCTATTG GCCAAGGAAGCAGTGAAGGGAAAAGGGCTTTATATCACTGCAATTACTGCAACAAAGATATCACTGGGAGAATCCGTATTAAGTGCGCTGTTTGCCCCGATTTTGACCTGTGCGTTGAATGTTTTTCTGTTGGTGCGGAAGTGACACCCCATAGGAGCAACCACGCATACCGAGTTATG GATAATTTGTCATTTCCTCTTATTTGCCCTGACTGGAATGCGGATGATGAAATACTGCTTCTCGAG GGAATCGAGATGTATGGATTGGGGAATTGGATGGAAGTAGCTGAGCATGTTGgcacaaagaacaaagaaCAGTGTATTGATCACTACACAGAAGTGTATATGAACTCCCCATTCTTTCCTCTGCCG GATATGACTCATGTGGTTGGGAAGAATCGATCAGAGCTTCTTGCCATGGCTAAAGGTCAAGGAGAGGACAAGAAAG GAGTTTCCTCTCTCGGGGATCTCACCTTGAAGGAAGAATCTCCTTTTTCACCTTCAAGGGTCAA AGTTGAAGATCCACATAAAGGTGGTCCCTCTGGCCGTTTTGTATCTGGCATAGGTGCAG ATATGGATAGTAGGCCCTGTTCCAGCAGCACAAATTCAGCAGCTCCTATGAAGAAGGCCTCTAACATGGGTCAAGTCAAAGATGGTATGGTGAAAATGGAAG ATGCTCAGGGTGAGAGGAGTTTCAAGGGGAAGAGCCCGAGCACTGCAGGGAACAATGGCCCTTCCCTCTTGGAGATGAGCAGTTACAACCCAAAGAGGCAAGAATTTGACATTGAGTACGACAATGACGCTGAGCAGTTGCTGGCCGAGATGGAATTCAAGGACACCGACACTGAAGACGAGCGTGAGCTTAAGTTGCGGATTCTTCGTATCTATGCAAAGAG GCTTGATGAGAGAAAGCGGAggaaggattttattttggaaaGGAACCTGCTGTACCCCAACCCCTTTGAGAAGGACCTAACGCCAGAGGAGAGAGCGATATGCCGTCATTACGATGTCTTCATGCGATTTCACACCAAAGAAGAGCACAACGATCTACTTGAGACAGTTATCTCTGAGCATCGAATTTTGAAGAGAATCCAACTACTCCAG GATGCCCGTACAGCAGGTTGCCGCACACCAGCAGAGGCAGATGCGTACTTTGAGCACAGGAGAAGGGAGGCTGAAGAGAGTGCTCATAGGGCCAAAGATGGCTCTCAACTGGGCCCCAGCAGCCATGGAGCCTTCATGGGATCTTCGGACCCAAGAGCTGCGGGACAGGGTTCCTCAAGCTCTGCTAACATTGTGGAAACAATGGGCTATAGCGGCGCGGATTTGCTGTCTGAAAAT GAGAAGAGGCTTTGCACAGAAATTAGGGTACCGCCACAAGTTTATCTCAGCATGCAGCAAGTGATGTCAGTGGAGATCTTCAAAGGTAAGGTCACCAAGAAGATGGACGCCTACCACTTGTTTCAGATGGACCCTAGCAAGATCGATCGGGTGTATGATATGCTCGTGAGGAAGGGGATCGCTGCGCCGTGA
- the LOC116205220 gene encoding uncharacterized protein LOC116205220 isoform X6, which produces MEDLADRLPSSEQLASRKLRAGTEETKWSGDNWFCANQLKHYTAFCRSNVTITVHSFVYIMAEVDEEKGHYLGYLEDMYEDKKGLKKVRVRWFHLTQEIVHMFPQFHPCPREVFITPHVQVISAEYVEGPATVLTPAHYKNFLATPLQRAPPEILTCCRRLENNKIRPFSLSWLHGYCDQEVVSLLDPTLGSRSKFRGGNGNSDDGDELSHIDGVLSNGPRVQVLRPVCSESRLKIRKGVAGMKISRCQVWKKSLNKIKVRYEDVMGVDDFVVLEEWVPASRVANPDKLGMRCSGRKTIRPSPPKGVTGDCTFEIGSPVDAWWCNGRWEGVVIGRISVPDKVQVYLPVGSRYWFLSLHEVCEFCLLIHLLGEDRILSLEKRYFRNSRNWVDNRWVEIKPKLDIVSFLYSNGSHRLPLCSNSMEEREELPPLKDVSGPSTPNARVITEDKQESPGETHTIAQMSEEAVLSQ; this is translated from the exons ATGGAAGACTTAGCAGATCGTCTCCCATCAAGTGAACAATTG GCTTCACGAAAGCTGAGAGCTGGGACCGAGGAGACTAAGTGGTCAGGTGATAATTGGTTCTGTGCTAACCAGCTCAAGCACTATACAGCCTTTTGCAGGAGTAATGTGACAATAACT GTCCATTCTTTTGTATATATTATGGCTGAAGTAGATGAAGAAAAGGGGCATTATCTTGGTTATCTCGAAGACATGTATGAGGACAAGAAGGGACTGAAAAAGGTCAGAGTGAGATGGTTCCACCTCACTCAGGAAATAGTACATATGTTCCCGCAGTTTCACCCGTGTCCTCGAGAAGTTTTCATTACGCCTCATGTTCAGGTGATAAGTGCAGAATATGTGGAGGGCCCTGCAACTGTCCTAACACCAGCGCACTATAAAAATTTCTTAGCTACTCCCTTGCAGAGGGCTCCTCCAGAAATCCTCACATGTTGTCGGCGGTTAGAGAACAATAAAATCAgacctttctctctctcctggTTGCATGGCTACTGCGACCAAGAAGTTGTCTCTCTTCTTGATCCAACTTTGGGCTCAAGGTCCAAATTCAGGGGAGGTAATGGGAACAGTGATGATGGCGATGAGCTCTCTCACATCGACGGCGTTCTATCAAATGGGCCAAGGGTCCAGGTATTGAGACCTGTCTGTTCAGagtcgagattgaaaatacgAAAAGGAGTGGCAGGCATGAAAATTAGCAG GTGTCAGGTCTGGAAAAAGTCGCTGAATAAGATCAAAGTCAGATACGAGGAtgtgatgggagttgatgatTTTGTCGTGCTAGAG GAGTGGGTCCCTGCGTCGAGGGTAGCAAATCCTGATAAGCTGGGAATGAGGTGCTCTGGCCGCAAAACTATTAGGCCTTCTCCTCCCAAGGGAGTCACTGGCGACTGTACTTTTGAGATTGGATCGCCAGTGGATGCATGGTGGTGCAATGGGAGGTGGGAAGGTGTTGTGATTGGACGCATCTCTGTACCCGATAAAGTGCAGGTTTACCTTCCTG TTGGTTCTCGATATTGGTTTCTTTCCCTGCACGAGGTTTGTGAATTTTGTCTACTGATTCATCTTCTAGGGGAAGACAGGATCCTGAGTCTGGAGAAGAGATACTTTAGGAATTCCAGAAACTGGGTCGATAACAGATGGGTCGAGATTAAGCCGAAACTGGACATAGTCTCTTTCCTATATTCAAATGGATCTCACAGGCTTCCCCTGTGCTCTAATAGCATGGAAGAACGGGAAGAGCTGCCCCCATTGAAGGATGTCAGTGGTCCCTCAACTCCCAATGCCAGAGTCATCACAGAAGATAAACAAGAATCCCCAGGGGAAACTCACACCATTGCACAGATGAGCGAAGAAGCAGTTTTGTCTCAGTGA
- the LOC116205220 gene encoding uncharacterized protein LOC116205220 isoform X5, translating to MVSMSWVVCTLRSKIKKNMSSMEHRRYLSVRMLSHLMYSRMEDLADRLPSSEQLASRKLRAGTEETKWSGDNWFCANQLKHYTAFCRSNVTITVHSFVYIMAEVDEEKGHYLGYLEDMYEDKKGLKKVRVRWFHLTQEIVHMFPQFHPCPREVFITPHVQVISAEYVEGPATVLTPAHYKNFLATPLQRAPPEILTCCRRLENNKIRPFSLSWLHGYCDQEVVSLLDPTLGSRSKFRGGNGNSDDGDELSHIDGVLSNGPRVQVLRPVCSESRLKIRKGVAGMKISRCQVWKKSLNKIKVRYEDVMGVDDFVVLEEWVPASRVANPDKLGMRCSGRKTIRPSPPKGVTGDCTFEIGSPVDAWWCNGRWEGVVIGRISVPDKVQVYLPVGSRYWFLSLHEVCEFCLLIHLLGEDRILSLEKRYFRNSRNWVDNRWVEIKPKLDIVSFLYSNGSHRLPLCSNSMEEREELPPLKDVSGPSTPNARVITEDKQESPGETHTIAQMSEEAVLSQ from the exons ATGGTTTCTATGAGCTGGGTGGTTTGTACTCTTCGATCGAAGATAAAGAAGAATATGTCTTCAATGGAGCATAGACGGTACCTGTCCGTACGTATGCTGAGTCATTTGATGT ATTCTAGGATGGAAGACTTAGCAGATCGTCTCCCATCAAGTGAACAATTG GCTTCACGAAAGCTGAGAGCTGGGACCGAGGAGACTAAGTGGTCAGGTGATAATTGGTTCTGTGCTAACCAGCTCAAGCACTATACAGCCTTTTGCAGGAGTAATGTGACAATAACT GTCCATTCTTTTGTATATATTATGGCTGAAGTAGATGAAGAAAAGGGGCATTATCTTGGTTATCTCGAAGACATGTATGAGGACAAGAAGGGACTGAAAAAGGTCAGAGTGAGATGGTTCCACCTCACTCAGGAAATAGTACATATGTTCCCGCAGTTTCACCCGTGTCCTCGAGAAGTTTTCATTACGCCTCATGTTCAGGTGATAAGTGCAGAATATGTGGAGGGCCCTGCAACTGTCCTAACACCAGCGCACTATAAAAATTTCTTAGCTACTCCCTTGCAGAGGGCTCCTCCAGAAATCCTCACATGTTGTCGGCGGTTAGAGAACAATAAAATCAgacctttctctctctcctggTTGCATGGCTACTGCGACCAAGAAGTTGTCTCTCTTCTTGATCCAACTTTGGGCTCAAGGTCCAAATTCAGGGGAGGTAATGGGAACAGTGATGATGGCGATGAGCTCTCTCACATCGACGGCGTTCTATCAAATGGGCCAAGGGTCCAGGTATTGAGACCTGTCTGTTCAGagtcgagattgaaaatacgAAAAGGAGTGGCAGGCATGAAAATTAGCAG GTGTCAGGTCTGGAAAAAGTCGCTGAATAAGATCAAAGTCAGATACGAGGAtgtgatgggagttgatgatTTTGTCGTGCTAGAG GAGTGGGTCCCTGCGTCGAGGGTAGCAAATCCTGATAAGCTGGGAATGAGGTGCTCTGGCCGCAAAACTATTAGGCCTTCTCCTCCCAAGGGAGTCACTGGCGACTGTACTTTTGAGATTGGATCGCCAGTGGATGCATGGTGGTGCAATGGGAGGTGGGAAGGTGTTGTGATTGGACGCATCTCTGTACCCGATAAAGTGCAGGTTTACCTTCCTG TTGGTTCTCGATATTGGTTTCTTTCCCTGCACGAGGTTTGTGAATTTTGTCTACTGATTCATCTTCTAGGGGAAGACAGGATCCTGAGTCTGGAGAAGAGATACTTTAGGAATTCCAGAAACTGGGTCGATAACAGATGGGTCGAGATTAAGCCGAAACTGGACATAGTCTCTTTCCTATATTCAAATGGATCTCACAGGCTTCCCCTGTGCTCTAATAGCATGGAAGAACGGGAAGAGCTGCCCCCATTGAAGGATGTCAGTGGTCCCTCAACTCCCAATGCCAGAGTCATCACAGAAGATAAACAAGAATCCCCAGGGGAAACTCACACCATTGCACAGATGAGCGAAGAAGCAGTTTTGTCTCAGTGA